A single genomic interval of Puntigrus tetrazona isolate hp1 chromosome 1, ASM1883169v1, whole genome shotgun sequence harbors:
- the c1h4orf33 gene encoding UPF0462 protein C4orf33 homolog isoform X1, with product MLNSVCVGCILLTAMEFHIKHTWDSLPVNHEPVKIRFSPGEDGLIMQVTAPFFNDPPAPAGPPGEPFPGLWDYEVVESFFLNSNTEQYLEVEVCPHGQHLILLLNGKHNAFMQQLPLSFKANIEDKMWKGEALLPWRYFPQGINKMNSYAIHGSGAGRTYEALYPVPREDLAEGQGPDFHRLEYFQDFTLQSIMGEGWVQPESDLWDLAAK from the exons atgcttAACAGTGTCTGCGTCGGTTGTATCCTCCTGACCGCCATGGAGTTCCACATCAAACATACCTGGGACAGCTTACCTGTGAATCATGAGCCGGTAAAGATTCGCTTCTCACCTGGCGAGGATGGTTTAATAATGCAGGTAACTGCTCCTTTCTTTAATGACCCCCCTGCACCAGCTGGACCACCTGGAGAACCGTTCCCTGGACTCTGGGACTATGAGG TGGTGGAGTCATTCTTCCTCAACAGCAACACTGAGCAGTATCTGGAGGTGGAAGTCTGCCC TCATGGACAACATCTCATTCTGCTATTAAACGGAAAACATAATGCATTTATG CAACAACTCCCCCTATCATTCAAAGCCAATATAGAGGACAAGATGTGGAAGGGAGAAGCACTTCTACCTTGGAGGTATTTCCCTCAGGGCATTAATAAGATGAATTCCTATGCCATCCATGGCTCTGGAGCAGGAAGGACATATGAGGCTCTGTATCCCGTTCCTAGAGAAGACCTAGCAGAAGGACAGGGACCAGACTT TCATCGACTTGAGTATTTTCAAGACTTTACTCTGCAAAGCATCATGGGAGAAGGCTGGGTTCAGCCAGAATCTGACCTGTGGGATTTAGCAGCCAAATGA
- the c1h4orf33 gene encoding UPF0462 protein C4orf33 homolog isoform X2 has translation MEFHIKHTWDSLPVNHEPVKIRFSPGEDGLIMQVTAPFFNDPPAPAGPPGEPFPGLWDYEVVESFFLNSNTEQYLEVEVCPHGQHLILLLNGKHNAFMQQLPLSFKANIEDKMWKGEALLPWRYFPQGINKMNSYAIHGSGAGRTYEALYPVPREDLAEGQGPDFHRLEYFQDFTLQSIMGEGWVQPESDLWDLAAK, from the exons ATGGAGTTCCACATCAAACATACCTGGGACAGCTTACCTGTGAATCATGAGCCGGTAAAGATTCGCTTCTCACCTGGCGAGGATGGTTTAATAATGCAGGTAACTGCTCCTTTCTTTAATGACCCCCCTGCACCAGCTGGACCACCTGGAGAACCGTTCCCTGGACTCTGGGACTATGAGG TGGTGGAGTCATTCTTCCTCAACAGCAACACTGAGCAGTATCTGGAGGTGGAAGTCTGCCC TCATGGACAACATCTCATTCTGCTATTAAACGGAAAACATAATGCATTTATG CAACAACTCCCCCTATCATTCAAAGCCAATATAGAGGACAAGATGTGGAAGGGAGAAGCACTTCTACCTTGGAGGTATTTCCCTCAGGGCATTAATAAGATGAATTCCTATGCCATCCATGGCTCTGGAGCAGGAAGGACATATGAGGCTCTGTATCCCGTTCCTAGAGAAGACCTAGCAGAAGGACAGGGACCAGACTT TCATCGACTTGAGTATTTTCAAGACTTTACTCTGCAAAGCATCATGGGAGAAGGCTGGGTTCAGCCAGAATCTGACCTGTGGGATTTAGCAGCCAAATGA